The Pseudomonas sp. IB20 region GTAGTGGGCATAAGTCGGTACATCAGCGGGAAAATCCGCCGCGTTGTCGTAGGCGCCGATCTTGCTCGGCAACTGGCCGCTGACCAGGGTGAAGCGCGACGGCGCGCACAACGGGCTGTTGCAATAGGCGGCGTCGAACACCACGCCCTGCTCGGCGAGGCGGCTCAGGTTGGGCAACTTGATCGGAGAAGGTCCGTAGAACGGAAGCATCGGCGCGGCCATTTGATCGGCCATGATGAAAAGAATGTTCTTGCGCTTCATGAGTCTTCGGCATTCCATAGGCGGTGTTTATGCGAATCAGCATGCGGCCCATGGAAAATGGGGTAAAGCCCATGAAAAGCAATGTCTAGGATAAGCACAGCTTATGTATGAAGCCCTCGGCGATTTATCCCTCGACCTGCTGCGCGCTTTCGAGGCCGCGGCGCGCCACCGCAGCTTTACCGCTGCCGCGATGGACATGGGCACTACCCAACCGGCCATCAGCCAGCAGATCAAGCGCTTGGAAGAACAGCTTGGGCTGCGTTTGTTTGATCGGATCTACCGGGGCATCGAGCTGACCGACGCGGGCGCGCTGTTATTCGAGCACGTCCAGGGCGGCTTGCAGGCCATCAACCACGGCCTGAGCGTGATCACCCAGCAGGACCAGCATGAAGTGCTGCAAGTGGCCACCGACTTCGCCTTCGCCGCCTACTGGCTGATGCCGCGTCTGCACCGCTTCCACGCCGCCAACCCGCAAGTGGACGTCAGCCTGGTCACCAGCCAGCGCAACCACGCGACCTTGCGCAGCGATATCGATGTGGCGGTGCTGTTTGGCGACGGCCGCTTCAAGCAAGGCGACAGCCTGTGGCTGTTCAACGAGGAAGCGTTTCCGGTGTGCAGCCCGCAACTGCTCAAGGACCGCACCACGCCGCTGACCGTGCAGACGTTGCAGGACTACCCCTTGCTGCACCTGCGCCAGGAAAACAACAGCCAGTGGTTCGATTGGAACGGCATATTTCGCGAGCTGGGCATTACCACCGCACCCACACCCGGCCAGTTGCGCTTCGACAACTACACCCTGCTGATCCAGGCCGCCATTGCTGGCCAGGGCGTGGCCATCGGCTGGCGCCACCTGGTGGATAACTTGCTGGAACAGGAGTGGCTGTGCCGGCCGATCAGCGACACGGTGATCTCGCGCTTCGGTTACTACGTGGTGCAGCCGCAGCGCAAACGCAGGGGGCAATTGGTCGAGCGCTTTGTCGACTGGCTGGTGGCCGAGCAAGCCAGCAACGTGCAGTCGCTGACTGGGCTGGCCCTGCCGTCGATTGCGGTCTAGGATCGGCGCATATCGGATCCGGATTTCGCCATGCAACGTATCAAGGGCTACCACGCCCATATCTACTTCGACGCCAGCACCATCGACCAGGCGCGCAGGCTCTGCGAAGACGCGGCCAAGCTGTTTCCGCTGCGCATGGGCCGCGTGCATGAGCGCCCGGTGGGCCCGCACCCGGACTGGAGCTGCCAGCTGGCGTTCGAGCCGGAATACATCGGCGTGGTGTTGCCGTGGCTGGCCCTGCATCGCGACGGGCTGGTGGTGTTCCTGCACCCCGAGACCGGCGATGACTTGAAGGATCACACCGATTACGCGATCTGGATGGGGGCGATGCGCGAGCTGGATTTGTCTGTTTTTTAACCACTGCTGATAAAAATCCCATCCCCTTATGCAAAGGCGATGGGATTTTTTATGTTTAAACCCTATATGTGGGACTGATATTTATATATTGAGATATTGCCAGGCATAGGTTTATATTCGCCCATCTGCTTTTTTCAGCACCCACTCATTTCAGGTGAAGCGATGCAGGCGCAATTGATCGCGCTCGACTGGGGGACCAGCTCCCTTCGTGCTTATAAACTCGGCCCAGCCGGCAGGGTGCTCGAACAGCGCGCGCTGGGGTTCGGCATCATGCACCTGCCCAGCGAACCCCGGGAGATTGCTGGCGTGCGTTGCAGCGATGGCTTCGAGTTGGCGTTCGATGCAGCTTGCGGCGACTGGCTGGATGCCGAGCCCGGCCTACCGGTGATCGCCTGTGGCATGGTCGGCAGCGCCCAAGGCTGGAGCGAAGCGGCCTATCGCAATACGCCGGTTGATGTCGCCAGCCTCAGCCAGGCCCTGCACTCCGTACGCAGCCTGCGCGGTGTGGAGGTGCATATCGTGCCCGGCGTGATCGAACAGGTCGGCTTGCCCAACGTGATGCGCGGTGAAGAAACCCAGGTACTGGGCGTGCTGCAAGGTCTCGCTGCGCAGGTATTGATCGGCCTGCCCGGCAGCCATTCCAAATGGGTCGAGGTGGCGGATGGCTGCATCACACACTTTGACACCTTCATGACCGGCGAGCTGTTCGCGGTGCTGAGCAAGCACAGCATTCTGGGGCGTACGCAAAAGCCCTCCGAACACTTCCAGGCCGAGGCTTTTGATCGCGGCGTAAACGTGGCGCTCTCCAAAGACGGGCAGCGCGGCGTGCTCTCAACCGTGTTCAGCGCCCGCACCCTGGGGCTGACCGCCGAACTGGCCCCCGACCAGCAAGCGGATTACCTGTCCGGCCTGCTGATTGGCCATGAACTCGCCGGTTTGCCCGAGCACGCCAAACATAAACCCATCGTTCTGGTCGGTAACGCCCCGCTCTGCGCCCGCTACCAACGTGCCCTCGCCCTCTGCGGCTTCGCCCACGTCAGCCTGGCGCAAGAGGCCAGCGAACACGGCCTGTGGCAATTGGCAGTGGCCGCCGGGCTTACTCAACCTGTCTTGGAGGCCTGACATGCTCAAGCAAGCACTCGCACACAACGGTTTGATCGCAATCCTGCGCGGCGTACGGCCAGACGAAGCCGAGGCGATTGGCCAGGTGCTCTATCAGGCCGGCTTTCGCGTGATCGAAGTGCCGCTCAATTCGCCGGACCCTTACACCAGCATCCGCACCCTGCGCGACAGCCTGCCCGCCGATTGCCTGATCGGCGCAGGCACGGTGTTGACGCCTGCGCAGGTCGAGCAGGTCAAAGCCGCCGGCGGCAAAGTGATCGTCATGCCCCACAGCGATGCCAAGGTGCTGCGCGCAGCGAAAGCGGCGGGCTTGTACCTGTCGCCGGGTGTGGCCACGCCCACCGAAGCCTTCGCCGCACTGGCCGAAGGCGCCGACGTGTTGAAGCTGTTCCCGGCTGAGCAAATGGGCCCGGGTGTAATCAAGGCGTGGCTGGCGGTACTGCCGACGGGCACGTTGTTGCTGCCGGTGGGCGGTGTGACCCCGGACAACATGCAGGTGTATTTCGACGCGGGCGCCAAGGGCTTCGGCTTGGGTTCCGGGTTGTTCAAGCCGGGCATGTCCGTGGATCAAGTGGCGAGCAGTGCCCAGGCGTATGTCGCTGCCTGGAACGCGTTGAACTGATGCCCTGAATTGATTTCAAGCTTTGCGCCTTCGGCGCTGCATCGACAAGAGAGATAAGAAGATGAAAATCACTAAACTGACGACCTTCATCGTCCCGCCGCGCTGGTGCTTCCTTAAGGTCGAAACCGACCAAGGCGTGACCGGCTGGGGTGAGCCCGTAGTCGAGGGCCGCGCCCACACCGTGGCCGCTGCCGTCGAAGAACTTTCCGACTACCTGATCGGCAAAGACCCACGCAATATCGAAGACATCTGGACAGTGCTCTACCGCGGCGGCTTCTACCGTGGCGGCGCGGTGCACATGAGTGCCCTCGCCGGTATCGACCAGGCGCTGTGGGACATCAAGGGCAAGGCGCTGGGCGTCTCGGTCAGCGACCTGCTCGGCGGCCAAGTGCGCGACAAGATCCGCGTGTATTCGTGGATCGGCGGCGATCGGCCGGCCGACACTGCGCGTGCTGCCAAAGAGGCGGTGGCGCGTGGTTTTACCGCGGTGAAAATGAACGGCACCGAAGAACTGCAGTTCGTCGACAGCTTCGAAAAAGTCGACCTGGCCCTGGCCAACGTCGCCGCCGTACGCGATGCGGTGGGCCCTAACGTCGGCATCGGCGTCGACTTCCATGGCCGCGTGCACAAGCCCATGGCCAAGGTGCTGATGAAAGAGCTCGACCCGTACAAACTGATGTTTATCGAAGAGCCGGTGCTCAGCGAAAACTACGAAGCGCTCAAAGAACTGGCGCCGCTGACCAGCACGCCGATTGCCTTGGGCGAGCGGCTGTTCTCGCGCTGGGACTTCAAGCGCGTGCTCAGCGAAGGTTACGTCGACATCATCCAGCCGGACGCCTCCCACGCCGGAGGCATCACCGAAACCCGCAAGATCGCCAACATGGCCGAAGCCTACGACGTGGCCCTGGCCCTGCACTGCCCGCTCGGCCCGATTGCCCTGGCGGCGTGCCTGCAACTGGACGCGGTTTGTTACAACGCGTTTATCCAGGAGCAAAGCCTGGGCATTCACTACAACGAGAGCAACGACCTGCTCGACTACGTGCGCGACCCTGGCGTGTTCGACTATGACAAGGGCTTCGTGAAGATCCCCAACGGGCCAGGCTTGGGTATTGAGATCAACGAGGAATATGTGATCGAGCGTGCGGCCATCGGCCACCGCTGGCGCAACCCGATCTGGCGCCATGCCGATGGCAGCTTTGCCGAGTGGTAAGCCCCTCCTGAAGAAACACAGTCAATGTGGGAGCTGGCTTGCCTGCGATAGCGGTGGGCCAGCTTGTATCTCTGGCACAGGCACACCGCCATCGCAGGCAAGCCAGCTCCCACACTGACCGCCCCCGTCCTCAATAAACATAAGAAGAGGCACCCCCATGCAACCTGAGTCCTTCACCGGGCAGGCTTCTTTAGTCACGCCCAGCAGAAAGCGTTTCTTCATCATGGTGCTGCTGTTTATCACCGTGGTGATCAACTACCTCGACCGCAGCAACCTGTCGATTGCCGCCCCGGCATTGACCAGCGAGCTGGGCATCGACCCGGTGCACGTCGGGCTGATCTTCTCCGCCTTCGGCTGGACCTACGCCGCCATGCAGATCCCCGGCGGCTGGTTGGTGGATCGGGTGCCACCGCGCATTCTCTACACCGTCGCCCTGCTGTTGTGGTCGATTGCCACCGTGATGCTCGGGTTTGCCGCCAGCTTCATCGCGCTGTTTGTGCTGCGCATGGCGGTCGGCGCCTTGGAAGCACCGGCCTACCCGATCAACAGCCGTGTGGTCACCACTTGGTTTCCTGAGCGCGAGCGCGCCACGGCGATTGGCGTTTATACGTCGGGGCAGTTTGTCGGGCTGGCGTTTCTCACGCCGGTGTTGGCGTGGCTGCAGCACGCGTTTGGCTGGCACATGGTGTTTGTCGCCACCGGTGGCGTCGGCATTCTGTGGGCACTGGTGTGGTACGCGGTGTACCGCGAGCCGAAGGATTTCAAAGGTGCCAACGCCGCTGAAATCGAGCTGATCCGTGAAGGCGGTGGTTTGGTGGATATGCAGGCGCAAGCCACCAAGGCGCCGTTCAGTTGGGTCGACCTGGGCATCGTGCTGAGCAAGCGCAAGCTGTGGGGCATCTACCTGGGGCAGTTCTGCCTGAACTCCACGCTGTGGTTTTTCCTGACGTGGTTTCCGACCTACCTGGTGAAATATCGCGGGATGGACTTCATCAAGTCCGGCCTGCTGGCGTCGCTGCCCTTCCTGGCGGCGTTTGTGGGCGTGCTGTGTTCGGGGATTTTTTCTGACTGGCTGATTCGCCGGGGCGCATCGGTAGGCTTTGCGCGCAAGCTGCCGATCATTGCCGGGTTGCTGATTTCCACGGCGATCATTGGTGCCAACTATGTGGACTCAACGGCGTGGGTGATTGCGTTCCTTGCAGTGGCATTTTTCGGCAATGGCCTGGCGTCGATCACCTGGTCACTGGTGGCCACCCTGGCACCGGCGCGCCTGCTGGGGCTGACCGGTGGGGTGTTCAACTTTATCGGCAACCTGTCAGCAATAACCACGCCGATTGTGATTGGCTTTTTGGCCAGTGGTGATTCGTTCGCGCCGGCGATTACCTACATTGCGGTGCTGGCGTTGCTGGGGGCGCTGTCCTACGTGTTGCTCGTAGGCAAAGTCGAACGCATCGAACTGAATGAATAACCTGTGGCCAACTGGCCAGCCCGCTCGCCACAACAAGCCCGGCTGCCACAAAAGCACGGGCGTTAGTTGAGCACGCCGTCCAAAATCTCGTAGACGATGCCCGTGCCCACCGCGATCAACACCACGTCTGGCCCGGAGCGGCGCCATTCGTAACCTTGGTAAACCGGCAGGCGCGCCAGGGCGCGGTTGTCCAGGCGTTCGCCATAGTAACCACGTGGCAGTGGCTGGCCGCGCACCAGGCGTAGATTCGGTGGTGGCGGTGCACCACGGGAGAACTGGCCGTGGTTGTCGTGGATGATCTGCCGCACCGGGCCGAAGTCCTGAGGCGGGCCGCGGCGATTGTTCTGCGGGCCGCGATGGTCGTCGCCACGTTGCTCGTGTTGGCCTTGCGGGCCGCCACGGCCAGGGCCATCGCCATCACCGCGTTGGTCAGGGGGCGCGGCCTGCACCAAGGCACTCGCACCGAGCATCAGCACGCCGAGGCCAGCGATCAAGCTTTTAGGCATTTTCATGGGGTGTTTCCTCAGTACTTCACGAACAAAAAAGGGATTTCGAACGAGGTTCGAAATCCCTTGGTCTTGCCAGTTTAGGTACTGATTCGACAGTATGATTCCTCTGTATCCGGAACTTTACCTACCGCTACACAGCGTTTACTTACGGGCGTTACGGACACCTTCCGACAACGCCGCGCACAAGCTCAACACGCCATCAATTGCCTGCTGATCATTTTTGGCATTGGCGATGTGGTCGATCAGTGCCGAACCCACCACCACACCATCGGCCAAGCGCGCGATGGCGGCTGCCTGTTCTGGCGTGCGAATACCAAAACCAATGCTGATCGGCAGGTCGGTATGCCGACGCAGGCGAGTCACGGCTTCTTCGACGTGTTCCAAGGTGGCGGCGCCAGCACCGGTCACACCGGCCACCGACACGTAGTACACAAAGCCGGAGCTGCCGTTCAGCACGGTCGGCAGGCGCACGTCATCGGTGGTCGGCGTGGTCAGGCGGATGAAGTCGATGCCCGCCGCCTGGGCCGGGTCGCACAGCTCGCCGTTATGTTCAGGCGGCATGTCGACCACGATCAGGCCGTCCACGCCGGCTTCTTTGGCGTCAGTGATGAACTGCGGCACGCCGTATTTGTGGATCGGGTTGAAGTAGCCCATCAACACCAGTGGCGTGTCGTTGTTGTCTTGGCGGAACTCGCGAACCATTTGCAGGGTTTTGGCCAGGTTCTGCTTGGCTTCCAGCGCGCGAATGTTGGCCAGTTGGATGGCTGGGCCGTCGGCCATCGGGTCGGTGAAGGGCATGCCCAACTCGATCACATCGGCGCCGGCTGCGGGCAAGCCCTTGAGGATCGCCAGCGAGGTGTCATAACCCGGGTCGCCGGCGGTGACGAAGGTCACCAGGGCGGCGCGGTTTTGTTCTTTCAGCTGCGCAAAGCGGGTTTGCAGGCGGCTCATCAGTGTTTCTCCTGCTTGGCTGGCTCTTGTGGAGAGTTTTCCATGTGGTGCATCACGGTCTGCATGTCTTTGTCGCCACGGCCAGACAAGTTCACCACCATCAGGTGATCTTTCGGCAGGTTCGGTGCGCGTTTGAATACTTCGGCAAGGGCGTGGGCAGTTTCCAGAGCAGGAATAATCCCTTCCAGGCGGCAGCATTTGTGGAATGCTTCCAAGGCTTCGTCGTCAGTCACCGACGTGTACTGGGCGCGGCCGATGTCATGCAACCAGGCGTGTTCCGGGCCGATGCCGGGG contains the following coding sequences:
- a CDS encoding choline sulfate utilization transcriptional regulator, which encodes MYEALGDLSLDLLRAFEAAARHRSFTAAAMDMGTTQPAISQQIKRLEEQLGLRLFDRIYRGIELTDAGALLFEHVQGGLQAINHGLSVITQQDQHEVLQVATDFAFAAYWLMPRLHRFHAANPQVDVSLVTSQRNHATLRSDIDVAVLFGDGRFKQGDSLWLFNEEAFPVCSPQLLKDRTTPLTVQTLQDYPLLHLRQENNSQWFDWNGIFRELGITTAPTPGQLRFDNYTLLIQAAIAGQGVAIGWRHLVDNLLEQEWLCRPISDTVISRFGYYVVQPQRKRRGQLVERFVDWLVAEQASNVQSLTGLALPSIAV
- a CDS encoding DOPA 4,5-dioxygenase family protein, which gives rise to MQRIKGYHAHIYFDASTIDQARRLCEDAAKLFPLRMGRVHERPVGPHPDWSCQLAFEPEYIGVVLPWLALHRDGLVVFLHPETGDDLKDHTDYAIWMGAMRELDLSVF
- a CDS encoding 2-dehydro-3-deoxygalactonokinase; this translates as MQAQLIALDWGTSSLRAYKLGPAGRVLEQRALGFGIMHLPSEPREIAGVRCSDGFELAFDAACGDWLDAEPGLPVIACGMVGSAQGWSEAAYRNTPVDVASLSQALHSVRSLRGVEVHIVPGVIEQVGLPNVMRGEETQVLGVLQGLAAQVLIGLPGSHSKWVEVADGCITHFDTFMTGELFAVLSKHSILGRTQKPSEHFQAEAFDRGVNVALSKDGQRGVLSTVFSARTLGLTAELAPDQQADYLSGLLIGHELAGLPEHAKHKPIVLVGNAPLCARYQRALALCGFAHVSLAQEASEHGLWQLAVAAGLTQPVLEA
- a CDS encoding 2-dehydro-3-deoxy-6-phosphogalactonate aldolase — translated: MLKQALAHNGLIAILRGVRPDEAEAIGQVLYQAGFRVIEVPLNSPDPYTSIRTLRDSLPADCLIGAGTVLTPAQVEQVKAAGGKVIVMPHSDAKVLRAAKAAGLYLSPGVATPTEAFAALAEGADVLKLFPAEQMGPGVIKAWLAVLPTGTLLLPVGGVTPDNMQVYFDAGAKGFGLGSGLFKPGMSVDQVASSAQAYVAAWNALN
- the dgoD gene encoding galactonate dehydratase → MKITKLTTFIVPPRWCFLKVETDQGVTGWGEPVVEGRAHTVAAAVEELSDYLIGKDPRNIEDIWTVLYRGGFYRGGAVHMSALAGIDQALWDIKGKALGVSVSDLLGGQVRDKIRVYSWIGGDRPADTARAAKEAVARGFTAVKMNGTEELQFVDSFEKVDLALANVAAVRDAVGPNVGIGVDFHGRVHKPMAKVLMKELDPYKLMFIEEPVLSENYEALKELAPLTSTPIALGERLFSRWDFKRVLSEGYVDIIQPDASHAGGITETRKIANMAEAYDVALALHCPLGPIALAACLQLDAVCYNAFIQEQSLGIHYNESNDLLDYVRDPGVFDYDKGFVKIPNGPGLGIEINEEYVIERAAIGHRWRNPIWRHADGSFAEW
- a CDS encoding MFS transporter, coding for MQPESFTGQASLVTPSRKRFFIMVLLFITVVINYLDRSNLSIAAPALTSELGIDPVHVGLIFSAFGWTYAAMQIPGGWLVDRVPPRILYTVALLLWSIATVMLGFAASFIALFVLRMAVGALEAPAYPINSRVVTTWFPERERATAIGVYTSGQFVGLAFLTPVLAWLQHAFGWHMVFVATGGVGILWALVWYAVYREPKDFKGANAAEIELIREGGGLVDMQAQATKAPFSWVDLGIVLSKRKLWGIYLGQFCLNSTLWFFLTWFPTYLVKYRGMDFIKSGLLASLPFLAAFVGVLCSGIFSDWLIRRGASVGFARKLPIIAGLLISTAIIGANYVDSTAWVIAFLAVAFFGNGLASITWSLVATLAPARLLGLTGGVFNFIGNLSAITTPIVIGFLASGDSFAPAITYIAVLALLGALSYVLLVGKVERIELNE
- a CDS encoding anti-virulence regulator CigR family protein; this translates as MKMPKSLIAGLGVLMLGASALVQAAPPDQRGDGDGPGRGGPQGQHEQRGDDHRGPQNNRRGPPQDFGPVRQIIHDNHGQFSRGAPPPPNLRLVRGQPLPRGYYGERLDNRALARLPVYQGYEWRRSGPDVVLIAVGTGIVYEILDGVLN
- the trpA gene encoding tryptophan synthase subunit alpha, translated to MSRLQTRFAQLKEQNRAALVTFVTAGDPGYDTSLAILKGLPAAGADVIELGMPFTDPMADGPAIQLANIRALEAKQNLAKTLQMVREFRQDNNDTPLVLMGYFNPIHKYGVPQFITDAKEAGVDGLIVVDMPPEHNGELCDPAQAAGIDFIRLTTPTTDDVRLPTVLNGSSGFVYYVSVAGVTGAGAATLEHVEEAVTRLRRHTDLPISIGFGIRTPEQAAAIARLADGVVVGSALIDHIANAKNDQQAIDGVLSLCAALSEGVRNARK